The following coding sequences lie in one Alosa alosa isolate M-15738 ecotype Scorff River chromosome 21, AALO_Geno_1.1, whole genome shotgun sequence genomic window:
- the aldob gene encoding fructose-bisphosphate aldolase B, which translates to MTHQYPSLSPEQKKELASIAQRIVAPGKGILAADESTGTMGKRLQKINVENTEENRRYFRDLLFSVDPSISQCVGGVIFFHETLYQKSDKGVLFPQVIKDKGIVVGIKVDKGTAGLNGTDGETTTQGLDGLGERCAQYKKDGADFAKWRCVLKISNGCPSALAIAENANVLARYASICQQNGLVPIVEPEILPDGDHDLQRCQYVTEKVLAAVYKALSDHHVYLEGTLLKPNMVMPGHSCPKKFTPQEVAMATVTALRRTVPAAVPGICFLSGGQSEEEASVHLSAINQVPLDRPWKLTFSYGRALQASALAAWKGQAANKQAAQDAFTSRAKINGLASKGEYKPSGQADQSSTQSLYTASYVY; encoded by the exons ATGACTCATCAGtacccatccctctctccggAGCAAAAGAAGGAGCTGGCTTCCATTGCTCAGCGGATTGTAGCTCCTGGAAAGGGCATCCTTGCTGCTGATGAGTCCACAG GTACCATGGGCAAGCGTCTTCAGAAGATCAACGTGGAGAACACAGAGGAGAACCGACGCTACTTCCGTGACCTCCTCTTCTCCGTTGACCCATCTATCTctcagtgtgtgggtggggtcatCTTCTTCCATGAAACGTTGTACCAGAAGTCTGACAAGGGTGTCCTCTTTCCTCAGGTCATCAAAGATAAAGGCATCGTTGTTGGCATCAAG GTAGACAAAGGCACAGCAGGTTTGAATGGAACAGACGGAGAGACAACCACACAAG GACTTGACGGTCTGGGTGAGCGTTGCGCTCAGTACAAGAAAGATGGCGCAGACTTCGCCAAGTGGCGCTGCGTACTCAAGATCTCAAACGGCTGCCCATCTGCTCTCGCCATCGCTGAGAATGCCAATGTCCTCGCCAGATACGCCAGCATCTGCCAACAG AACGGTCTTGTGCCCATTGTGGAGCCAGAGATCCTGCCTGACGGTGACCACGATCTGCAGAGGTGCCAGTATGTCACAGAGAAG GTTCTGGCTGCTGTGTACAAGGCCCTGTCAGACCACCATGTGTACCTGGAGGGCACCCTGCTCAAGCCCAACATGGTCATGCCCGGACACTCCTGCCCCAAGAAGTTCACGCCACAGgaagttgccatggcaacagtcACTGCCCTCAGACGCACTGTTCCTGCTGCTGTGCCTG GCATCTGCTTCCTGTCAGGAGGCCAGAGCGAGGAGGAGGCCTCCGTCCACCTGAGCGCCATCAACCAGGTGCCCCTGGACCGGCCCTGGAAGCTGACCTTCTCCTACGGCCGCGCCCTCCAGGCCTCCGCCCTCGCAGCCTGGAAGGGCCAGGCTGCAAACAAGCAGGCCGCACAGGATGCCTTCACCTCCCGCGCCAAG ATTAACGGACTAGCCTCAAAGGGCGAGTACAAGCCCTCGGGCCAGGCTGACCAGTCTTCCACGCAGTCCCTCTACACAGCCAGCTACGTCTACTAA